One genomic segment of Paenibacillus sp. FSL H8-0332 includes these proteins:
- a CDS encoding cellobiose phosphorylase — MITLTRDDLSYTFLPTGDIFEFTQASTLINLFQGNPADGSTNNIYLRVYTEQGISSYPLLGIHSGSKLSGTDDRLIYEGSIEAINYRVTFAPAKDGIWFWQLQLSGSGETVDVVYGQDVGIAEKGSILANELYMSQYLDHSIWEGPQGYAVCSRQNQPQGTDFPYLQQGVVGSRAVGYSTDGMQFFGISYKGRYVPEALAGNLQNRNYQYELAYTALQTEKMVLSAPVEFAFYGLFRPNHPAAVTELEFQAELEAAYAEIDWSGKEAVPNRDVPVLSDDIGKPYVSAQWSQAEIDAAFPNRKLEETQNGQLLSFFTDGHVHVVLQPKELLVERPHGHIITSLLGDKQVDNNLISSTNYMYGIFNGQTVVGNTSFHKGLSTPRGLLNIQRNSGQRIYVRMDGVYRILTLPAAYEMGVNFAKWHYQLEDDVLTVTSIAAAGQPDVALQVQSKLGRSYDYLITNQLVMGEHEFKQPVRVEEKDGILQLLPDEASLHKLPYPGLHFDIQLPGTAYTYSDDRMFYADRQPRNGTLLTLSVTQSSGFQLVLQGRLTAAAALPLAVPYTLEKEQAQFNEFYSSFTSGFQLEIDGAEQARIDILNETAWWYTHNAMTHFIMPHGLEQPGGAAWGTRDVCQGPMEYFLMTQHYELARNTLLKIYSHQLWESKEWPQWFMFDQHPVQAHEWHGDVVLWPLKCISDYIMATGDYSILNEEIGYHHLADAQPSQQTETILEHVKAAVVTIRERFIPGTSLINYAGGDWDDTLQPANEALKTKLVSAWTVALAFQVIRNLSQVTSADPEFSASLAVMAEEMKESFRTLLIKDGVIAGFAYFQEDGSIDYMLHPLDQQTGIHYRLLPMTRSIIAELVTPEQAAANLRLIDEHLNCPDGVRLMDRPARYEGGVSTIFRRAEQAASVGREVSLQYVHAHIRYIEASAKLGEAKRAWDGLFQINPINIRQSVPNAQLRQSNMYFSSSDGDFPDRYSYQENFDQLRDGSVEVKGGWRLYSSGPGIYLNQLISAVLGIRFSEEELIIDPVLPASLDGLRFTYECFGKKLTFVYHISAGKARTPEVQAAGVAVTGQVLSNPYRPGAVSIAKNHLLTLPGDELHIYVTQ, encoded by the coding sequence ATGATTACCTTAACCCGTGATGACCTGTCGTATACATTCCTGCCCACAGGAGATATCTTTGAATTCACGCAGGCTTCTACTCTTATTAATCTGTTCCAAGGCAATCCGGCAGACGGCTCTACCAATAATATCTATCTGCGCGTATATACGGAGCAAGGAATCAGCAGCTATCCGCTGCTCGGTATCCACTCAGGCTCCAAGCTGTCGGGTACGGATGACAGACTCATTTATGAAGGTTCTATAGAAGCAATAAATTACCGGGTCACCTTCGCACCGGCCAAGGACGGCATCTGGTTCTGGCAGCTTCAGCTCTCCGGCAGCGGCGAGACTGTGGATGTGGTGTATGGCCAGGACGTTGGTATTGCGGAAAAAGGCAGTATCCTCGCCAATGAGCTGTATATGAGCCAATATCTGGATCACAGCATCTGGGAAGGCCCGCAGGGCTACGCCGTATGCTCACGCCAGAACCAGCCGCAGGGCACGGACTTCCCTTATCTCCAGCAGGGTGTAGTCGGTTCACGGGCTGTAGGCTATTCCACCGATGGTATGCAGTTCTTCGGCATTTCCTATAAAGGAAGATATGTGCCTGAGGCGCTCGCCGGCAACCTGCAGAACCGTAATTATCAGTACGAGCTGGCTTATACTGCGCTCCAGACCGAGAAGATGGTCCTGTCTGCTCCGGTTGAATTCGCCTTCTATGGCCTGTTCCGTCCGAATCATCCGGCAGCTGTAACCGAGCTTGAATTCCAGGCGGAGCTGGAGGCAGCTTATGCAGAGATCGACTGGAGCGGCAAGGAAGCCGTGCCAAACCGGGATGTTCCTGTGCTGAGTGACGATATCGGCAAGCCTTATGTGTCTGCGCAGTGGTCACAGGCCGAGATCGATGCTGCCTTCCCTAACCGGAAGCTTGAGGAGACCCAGAACGGTCAGCTGCTCTCCTTCTTCACAGACGGACATGTCCATGTGGTCCTGCAGCCTAAGGAGCTGCTGGTGGAACGTCCGCATGGCCATATCATCACCTCACTGCTGGGCGACAAGCAGGTAGACAACAACCTGATCTCTTCCACCAACTATATGTACGGGATTTTCAACGGACAGACCGTGGTGGGGAATACCTCTTTCCATAAAGGGCTCTCCACGCCGCGCGGCCTGCTGAACATTCAGCGCAATAGCGGTCAGCGGATCTACGTCCGCATGGACGGGGTCTACCGTATTCTTACACTGCCTGCGGCTTACGAGATGGGCGTGAATTTTGCGAAATGGCATTATCAGCTTGAAGACGATGTGTTGACCGTTACCTCGATCGCCGCAGCGGGTCAGCCGGATGTTGCCCTTCAGGTTCAGTCGAAGCTGGGCAGATCCTACGATTATCTGATCACGAATCAGCTGGTGATGGGCGAGCATGAATTCAAGCAGCCGGTACGGGTGGAAGAAAAGGACGGCATCCTGCAGCTTCTTCCGGATGAAGCATCCCTTCACAAGCTCCCTTATCCGGGCCTGCATTTCGATATTCAGCTGCCGGGAACCGCATATACGTACAGTGACGACCGGATGTTCTATGCAGACAGACAGCCGCGCAACGGCACCCTGCTTACCCTGTCGGTGACACAGTCCTCCGGCTTCCAGCTTGTGCTTCAGGGCAGACTAACTGCAGCGGCGGCTCTTCCGCTGGCGGTACCTTACACACTGGAGAAGGAACAGGCGCAGTTTAACGAATTCTATTCTTCGTTCACCTCCGGCTTCCAGCTTGAGATTGATGGCGCTGAGCAGGCGCGGATTGATATTCTGAACGAGACCGCTTGGTGGTACACCCATAATGCGATGACCCACTTCATCATGCCGCATGGTCTTGAACAGCCGGGCGGAGCAGCCTGGGGCACACGTGATGTCTGCCAGGGACCGATGGAATACTTCCTGATGACCCAGCATTATGAGCTGGCCCGCAATACCCTGCTGAAGATCTATTCCCATCAGCTGTGGGAGAGCAAGGAATGGCCGCAATGGTTCATGTTCGACCAGCATCCGGTTCAGGCCCATGAATGGCATGGTGACGTTGTGCTCTGGCCGCTCAAATGCATCAGCGATTACATCATGGCTACCGGTGACTACTCGATTCTTAACGAAGAAATCGGCTATCACCATCTGGCGGATGCTCAGCCAAGCCAGCAGACCGAGACCATCCTTGAACATGTGAAGGCTGCCGTAGTGACCATCCGTGAACGCTTCATACCGGGTACGTCTCTGATCAACTATGCCGGCGGAGACTGGGATGACACCCTCCAGCCTGCCAATGAAGCGCTCAAGACCAAGCTGGTCAGCGCATGGACGGTAGCGCTCGCCTTCCAGGTGATCCGCAATCTGTCGCAGGTGACTTCCGCCGATCCTGAATTCTCCGCCAGCCTGGCAGTTATGGCCGAAGAGATGAAGGAATCGTTCCGTACCCTTCTGATCAAAGACGGCGTGATCGCCGGCTTCGCTTACTTCCAGGAGGACGGCAGCATTGATTATATGCTCCACCCGCTGGATCAGCAGACCGGCATTCATTACCGGTTATTGCCGATGACCCGCAGCATTATTGCTGAGCTGGTCACACCGGAACAGGCCGCAGCCAATCTGCGTCTGATCGATGAGCATCTGAACTGCCCTGACGGAGTACGCCTGATGGACCGTCCTGCCCGCTATGAAGGCGGCGTAAGCACCATCTTCCGCCGTGCCGAGCAGGCCGCCAGCGTTGGCCGCGAGGTCAGCCTGCAATATGTACATGCCCATATCCGCTATATTGAAGCATCCGCCAAGCTGGGCGAAGCGAAGCGTGCCTGGGACGGCCTGTTCCAGATTAACCCGATCAACATCCGTCAGAGCGTGCCTAATGCCCAGCTGCGCCAGAGCAACATGTACTTCAGCAGCTCGGACGGTGACTTCCCTGACCGTTACAGCTATCAGGAGAACTTCGATCAGCTGCGTGACGGCAGCGTAGAGGTGAAGGGCGGCTGGCGCTTGTATTCCAGCGGTCCCGGGATCTATCTCAATCAGCTGATCTCAGCCGTTCTGGGAATCCGCTTCAGTGAAGAAGAGCTGATTATCGATCCGGTCCTTCCGGCCAGCCTTGACGGCCTGCGCTTCACTTATGAGTGCTTCGGCAAGAAGCTGACCTTCGTCTATCACATTAGCGCAGGTAAGGCCCGCACCCCGGAAGTGCAGGCAGCAGGCGTTGCGGTTACCGGACAGGTTCTGTCCAATCCATACCGCCCGGGCGCGGTAAGCATTGCCAAGAATCATCTGCTTACGCTGCCCGGCGATGAGCTGCATATCTATGTAACACAATAA
- a CDS encoding carbohydrate ABC transporter permease, producing MASSTIKQDSGSIFIKLISYICISIFALICVFPFALMISSSFMNEQEIIREGYKLIPNEISFKAYELLLSNSSKLVDAYQVTIFITVVGTVLGLFMMSMAGFVLNRKDFKYRNFFSFLIYFTTLFSGGLIPTYILMVKHLHLKDNLFAMILPAVVGAWSIFLMRNFMKAIPDSLYESATIDGAGDFRIYWRIFMPLAVPSLATIGLFSALGFWNEWYNGMLYMDTQSKFPLQYFLQRMINQANMGSLINSGAVINTADLPTQSIKMATAVLATGPIILLYPFIQRYFVTGLTIGAVKG from the coding sequence ATGGCAAGCAGTACTATTAAACAGGATTCAGGCAGCATTTTCATTAAGCTCATCAGTTACATTTGTATCTCCATATTCGCGCTGATTTGCGTGTTCCCGTTTGCGCTGATGATCTCTTCCTCCTTCATGAATGAGCAGGAGATTATCCGCGAGGGGTACAAGCTGATACCGAATGAGATTTCTTTCAAGGCCTATGAATTGTTGCTCAGTAACTCCTCCAAGCTGGTGGATGCTTATCAGGTAACGATCTTTATCACAGTCGTCGGTACGGTGCTCGGGCTGTTCATGATGTCCATGGCCGGATTTGTCCTGAACCGCAAGGATTTCAAATACCGTAACTTCTTCTCCTTCCTGATCTATTTCACCACCTTGTTCAGCGGAGGATTGATTCCGACTTACATTCTGATGGTTAAGCATCTGCACCTCAAGGACAATCTGTTCGCCATGATTCTCCCGGCGGTGGTAGGGGCGTGGTCGATCTTCCTGATGCGTAACTTCATGAAGGCAATCCCGGATTCCCTGTATGAATCAGCGACGATTGACGGCGCAGGCGATTTCCGCATCTACTGGCGGATCTTCATGCCGCTGGCGGTTCCGTCACTGGCAACGATCGGACTGTTCTCGGCACTGGGCTTCTGGAATGAGTGGTACAACGGAATGCTGTACATGGACACTCAGAGCAAGTTCCCGCTACAGTACTTCCTGCAGCGCATGATCAACCAGGCGAATATGGGCAGTCTCATCAACTCGGGGGCGGTAATTAATACAGCCGATCTGCCGACCCAATCGATCAAAATGGCTACAGCCGTGCTGGCCACAGGCCCGATCATTCTCCTGTATCCATTCATTCAGCGTTACTTCGTAACCGGTCTTACCATCGGTGCTGTCAAGGGTTAA
- a CDS encoding DeoR/GlpR family DNA-binding transcription regulator: protein MSLTYEERKHTILAQLELAGKVQVHFLAERFGVTTETIRRDLDRLEKEGRLRKVYGGAVRIRSESHEPTFMKRAQMHLPGKQAIGRLAASLIQDGETVILDNGTTTLEIMRALKDRTQVTVITNSVPILNCALEQFEGKVIFAGGEVNAGYQAAVGGTAHDLLGQFKVNKAFISAGGISLSEGITDYHLEEALISRKMMERAEESILVADHSKFGITTFAQIAPLEHISMVLTDSGCSAEWKDTFARLDIELLTGS, encoded by the coding sequence ATGTCGCTGACCTATGAAGAACGCAAACACACGATACTCGCCCAGCTGGAGCTTGCAGGGAAGGTGCAGGTGCATTTTCTCGCGGAGCGGTTCGGGGTGACGACGGAGACGATCCGGCGCGATCTCGACCGGCTGGAGAAGGAAGGGCGGCTGCGCAAAGTGTACGGGGGAGCGGTGCGGATTCGGTCGGAGAGTCATGAGCCTACATTCATGAAGCGTGCCCAGATGCATCTGCCGGGCAAGCAGGCCATCGGCAGGCTGGCAGCCTCGCTTATTCAAGACGGCGAGACGGTGATCCTCGACAACGGGACAACAACCCTTGAGATTATGCGAGCGCTTAAGGACCGTACACAGGTGACAGTGATTACGAACTCCGTTCCGATCCTGAATTGTGCGCTGGAGCAGTTTGAGGGGAAGGTTATTTTTGCCGGGGGCGAGGTGAATGCAGGGTATCAGGCGGCAGTAGGGGGCACCGCCCATGATCTGCTGGGTCAGTTCAAGGTGAATAAGGCGTTCATCTCTGCCGGCGGGATCTCACTCTCGGAGGGCATCACCGACTACCACCTGGAGGAAGCGCTGATCTCCCGCAAAATGATGGAACGGGCCGAAGAATCCATTCTGGTCGCAGACCATTCCAAATTCGGAATCACAACCTTTGCCCAGATTGCTCCGCTCGAGCATATCTCCATGGTGCTGACCGACAGCGGCTGCTCTGCGGAATGGAAGGATACCTTTGCCCGGCTGGATATAGAGCTGCTGACCGGATCTTAA
- a CDS encoding ABC transporter permease subunit — protein MARFVQSGGNVVRELLKNKVLYLMLLPVIVYFAVFHYAVMPGAYVAFVDYKLNKGIFGSDFIGLKNFEFLIQNGDLWNITKNTLLYNLVFLALGNIIQIVFAIMLSEIAGKWFKKISQSVILLPNFISMVIVGVFAYNLFNFNSGFINTMLTSTGLDKIEFYSDAGIWKYIIVGFKIWASTGYGMIVYLAAITGINHDLYEAAYMDGATTWQRIRYMTLPILKPTFILLLLFGMGGILKGSFDLFYNLIGTNSVLYPQTDIIDTYVFRSLVGQFNFSMGAAVGFYQSLFGLVLVLVVNFIVRKVEPDSALF, from the coding sequence TTGGCAAGATTTGTACAATCGGGCGGAAATGTTGTCCGGGAATTATTGAAGAACAAAGTGCTGTATCTCATGCTGCTGCCTGTCATTGTGTATTTTGCTGTGTTTCATTATGCGGTAATGCCTGGCGCTTACGTTGCATTCGTAGATTACAAGCTCAACAAAGGGATCTTTGGCAGTGACTTTATCGGACTCAAGAATTTTGAGTTCCTGATTCAGAACGGAGACCTCTGGAATATCACCAAGAATACTTTGCTCTACAATCTGGTGTTCCTCGCATTGGGTAACATCATCCAGATTGTATTTGCCATCATGCTGTCGGAGATTGCGGGCAAGTGGTTCAAGAAGATCTCCCAGTCGGTTATTCTGCTTCCGAACTTCATTTCGATGGTTATCGTCGGCGTGTTCGCGTATAACCTGTTCAATTTCAACTCCGGGTTTATCAATACCATGCTTACCAGTACGGGCTTAGACAAGATTGAGTTCTACTCCGACGCTGGAATCTGGAAATACATCATTGTAGGGTTCAAGATCTGGGCAAGTACCGGTTACGGTATGATTGTCTATCTTGCAGCCATTACGGGGATTAACCATGATCTCTATGAAGCAGCCTATATGGACGGCGCCACTACCTGGCAGCGTATCCGTTATATGACTCTGCCGATTCTGAAGCCAACCTTCATTCTGCTCCTCCTGTTCGGTATGGGCGGAATTCTCAAAGGCTCCTTCGATCTCTTCTACAATTTGATTGGAACAAACTCCGTGCTGTATCCGCAGACGGATATTATAGATACTTATGTCTTCCGGTCGCTCGTGGGACAATTTAACTTCTCCATGGGTGCTGCTGTTGGCTTCTACCAATCCTTATTCGGTCTGGTTCTGGTGCTTGTCGTTAACTTTATTGTACGCAAGGTTGAACCGGACAGCGCGTTATTCTAA
- the bglX gene encoding beta-glucosidase BglX, translating into MTKPFIQDLVNDMTLDEKLAQLTQLGPYYWGLDDTVDLTGPFKELNIEPQVIKSIGSVLNGIGARNVIELQTRHLESSRLKIPLIFMADVIHGYRTILPIPLAMGCTFDLEACERFAEVAARESAAAGIHLTFSPMTDLVRDPRWGRVMETSGEDPYLNARVTESMVRGYQGKDMKEPGRIAACVKHFAGYGAPEGGREYNTVDMSTGVLREFYLPAYKAAVDAGVAMVMAAFNTIDRIPSSGNSKLLRGILREEWGFDGVTIADFNSVNELVPHGAAQDGREAALKSLAAGLDIEMMSTHYLNHAAGLVEEGLLDPGLIDEAVTRVLELKDALGLFDNPFKDADPVADEADKPSPEHLQAAREMGASSIVLLKNEGGVLPLKRGMKIGLAGPFATSINVLGGWAGTEKDPAVSLYTGITGKIPAADLLTAMTGELGSMLEGVFDVEDESEAAYEQLKDCDVILAAVGENQQDTGEGGSKASLRLSANQEKLIHRLKAAGKPVVTIVFSGRPLELAPVLESSDALVQAWFLGTESGNSIADVLFGDYNPSGRLSMSFPYSVGQIPVYYNAYQTGRPYDPQYPNVRYVTRYLDIPNDPLFCFGYGLSYSTFAYSGFTVEAAADGKVLASIQLENTSEVTGKETVQLYIRDVTASVVRPGKELKGFQQITLAPHEKQTVSFEITRDMLMFYGQDDQLVFEPGDFDIMLGASSSNHSTQRIWIG; encoded by the coding sequence ATGACTAAACCGTTTATCCAGGATCTCGTGAACGATATGACACTAGACGAGAAGTTAGCCCAGCTTACCCAGCTTGGTCCATACTATTGGGGTCTGGATGATACCGTGGATTTGACGGGTCCATTCAAAGAACTTAATATCGAGCCGCAGGTGATCAAAAGCATCGGAAGCGTTCTGAACGGCATTGGTGCACGGAATGTCATTGAGCTGCAGACCCGGCATCTGGAATCCAGCCGCCTGAAGATCCCGCTGATCTTCATGGCCGATGTCATTCACGGCTACCGGACCATTCTGCCGATTCCGCTCGCTATGGGCTGCACCTTCGATCTTGAGGCCTGCGAGCGATTCGCTGAGGTAGCCGCGCGGGAGAGCGCTGCCGCCGGCATTCACCTCACCTTCTCTCCGATGACCGACCTCGTGCGCGATCCGCGCTGGGGCCGCGTCATGGAGACCTCCGGTGAGGACCCTTACCTGAACGCCCGGGTGACCGAGAGCATGGTCCGGGGCTACCAGGGCAAGGACATGAAGGAGCCGGGGCGGATCGCTGCCTGCGTGAAGCATTTCGCCGGTTACGGCGCGCCTGAAGGCGGCCGTGAATATAACACGGTGGACATGTCCACCGGTGTACTCCGTGAATTCTATCTGCCAGCCTACAAGGCGGCAGTAGATGCCGGTGTCGCCATGGTGATGGCTGCGTTCAATACCATTGACCGCATTCCATCCAGCGGCAACAGCAAGCTCCTGCGCGGCATTCTCCGCGAGGAGTGGGGCTTCGATGGGGTCACCATTGCCGACTTCAACTCCGTGAACGAGCTGGTTCCCCACGGCGCGGCGCAAGACGGCCGTGAAGCTGCCTTGAAGAGCCTGGCCGCCGGACTGGACATCGAGATGATGTCCACCCACTATCTGAACCACGCTGCCGGGCTAGTTGAAGAAGGTCTGCTCGACCCTGGTCTGATCGACGAAGCGGTTACGCGGGTACTGGAGCTTAAGGATGCCCTCGGCTTGTTCGATAACCCGTTCAAGGATGCCGACCCTGTAGCAGATGAAGCCGATAAGCCAAGTCCAGAGCATCTTCAGGCAGCCCGCGAGATGGGCGCCAGTTCGATCGTCCTGCTGAAGAACGAAGGCGGAGTCCTGCCGCTGAAGCGCGGGATGAAGATCGGCCTCGCCGGTCCCTTCGCTACCTCGATCAATGTTCTTGGCGGCTGGGCCGGTACCGAGAAAGACCCGGCGGTCTCCCTCTACACCGGCATCACCGGCAAAATCCCGGCAGCGGACCTGCTCACGGCGATGACCGGCGAGCTGGGAAGTATGCTGGAGGGTGTATTCGATGTGGAGGATGAGTCCGAAGCGGCTTACGAGCAGCTTAAAGACTGTGATGTCATTCTTGCCGCAGTCGGCGAGAATCAGCAGGATACCGGGGAAGGCGGCAGTAAAGCCAGCCTGCGGCTATCCGCCAATCAGGAGAAGCTGATCCACCGCCTTAAGGCGGCGGGCAAGCCGGTGGTCACCATTGTGTTCAGCGGCCGCCCGCTGGAGCTTGCGCCAGTGCTTGAGTCAAGCGACGCGCTGGTACAGGCATGGTTCCTCGGCACGGAGTCGGGCAATTCCATTGCAGATGTGCTGTTCGGCGATTACAACCCGTCCGGACGACTCTCCATGAGCTTCCCTTACTCCGTGGGACAGATTCCTGTGTACTATAACGCTTATCAGACGGGACGCCCTTATGATCCCCAGTACCCTAATGTGCGTTATGTAACCCGGTATCTGGATATTCCGAATGATCCGCTATTCTGCTTCGGCTATGGTCTGAGCTACTCCACCTTTGCCTACAGCGGCTTCACGGTAGAAGCTGCGGCAGACGGTAAGGTGCTTGCCTCCATCCAACTGGAGAACACCTCGGAGGTTACCGGCAAGGAGACCGTTCAGCTCTATATCCGCGATGTTACCGCCAGTGTGGTCCGTCCCGGCAAGGAGCTGAAGGGCTTCCAGCAGATTACCCTCGCCCCGCATGAGAAGCAGACGGTATCCTTCGAGATCACCAGAGACATGCTCATGTTCTACGGCCAGGATGATCAGCTGGTGTTCGAGCCTGGAGACTTCGATATTATGCTCGGTGCAAGCTCCAGCAACCACAGTACGCAGCGGATCTGGATCGGCTGA